The following proteins are co-located in the Triticum aestivum cultivar Chinese Spring chromosome 1A, IWGSC CS RefSeq v2.1, whole genome shotgun sequence genome:
- the LOC123178016 gene encoding peroxidase 2-like, with the protein MAAVAAKPQVLVACAMLLLAVGCQASPFWPLEIGYYHDKCPQAEAVVKGVMEKAISQNPGNGAAMIRMLFHDCFVEGCDASVLLDPTPFSPTPEKLSPPNDPTLRGFELIDAIKDALEVACPGVVSCADIVAFAARDASSILSRGKINFQMPSGRRDGTFSNASEPLKFLVPPTSNLSDLVASFVIKGLNAEDLVVLSGAHTIGRSHCSSFVSDRLNTPSDINGGLAAFLRGQCPADATPGGNDPTVMQDVVTPNKLDRQYYKNVLSHTVLFTSDAALMTSAETARMVVENAKIPGWWEDRFEKAMVKMAGIEVKTGYQGQIRKNCRAINHY; encoded by the exons ATGGCGGCTGTTGCTGCAAAGCCGCAGGTTTTGGTGGCTTGTGCCATGCTGCTCCTCGCAGTGGGATGCCAGGCCAGCCCTTTCTGGCCACTGGAGATCGGCTACTACCACGACAAATGCCCCCAGGCGGAGGCCGTCGTCAAGGGCGTCATGGAGAAGGCCATCTCCCAGAACCCCGGCAATGGCGCTGCCATGATCCGCATGCTCTTCCACGACTGTTTCGTCGAG GGCTGTGATGCTTCCGTCCTCCTGGATCCGACCCCGTTCAGCCCGACGCCGGAGAAGCTCAGCCCGCCGAACGACCCTACCCTACGCGGCTTTGAGCTGATTGACGCGATCAAGGACGCCCTCGAGGTGGCCTGCCCGGGCGTCGTCTCCTGTGCAGACATTGTCGCCTTCGCGGCCCGTGACGCATCCTCCATCCTCAGCAGGGGCAAGATAAACTTCCAGATGCCGTCCGGCCGCCGCGACGGCACCTTCTCCAACGCCTCTGAGCCGCTCAAGTTCCTGGTCCCGCCGACGTCCAACCTCAGCGACCTCGTCGCTAGCTTTGTCATCAAGGGCCTCAACGCGGAGGACCTGGTCGTCCTCTCCGGCGCGCACACCATCGGGCGTTCCCACTGCTCGTCCTTCGTCTCCGACCGCCTCAACACCCCCTCTGACATCAACGGCGGCCTCGCCGCGTTCCTGAGGGGCCAGTGCCCGGCCGATGCTACGCCGGGCGGCAATGACCCGACGGTGATGCAGGACGTGGTGACGCCCAACAAGCTGGACAGGCAGTACTACAAGAACGTGCTGTCGCACACGGTGCTCTTCACCTCTGACGCGGCGCTCATGACGTCGGCGGAGACGGCAAGAATGGTGGTGGAGAACGCCAAAATCCCCGGGTGGTGGGAGGACAGGTTCGAGAAGGCCATGGTGAAGATGGCCGGCATCGAGGTCAAAACCGGCTACCAGGGCCAGATCAGGAAGAACTGCCGCGCAATCAACCACTACTAA